One genomic window of Mustela nigripes isolate SB6536 chromosome 15, MUSNIG.SB6536, whole genome shotgun sequence includes the following:
- the TSC22D1 gene encoding TSC22 domain family protein 1 isoform X4: MHQPPESTAAAAAAAADISARKMAHPAMFPRRGSGSGSASALNAAGTGVGSSATSSEDFPPPSLLQPPPPAASSTSGPQPPPPQSLNLLSQAQLQAQPLAPGGTQMKKKSGFQITSVTPAQISASISSNNSIAEDTESYDDLDESHTEDLSSSEILDVSLSRATDLGEPERSSSEETLNNFQEAETPGAVSPNQPHLPQPHLPHLPQQNVVINGNAHPHHLHHHHHIHHGHHLHHGHHHPSHAGVASTSIPGGPPSSPVSRKLSATGSSDSVMPAVPTSAVSSGGSPASVMTNIRAPSTTGSIGISSVTGTNTMNTVNITAVGSFNPSVTSSMLSNASVNASNIPSAASVSVGPGVSSGVNVNILSGMGNGTISSSAVVNSAPNAAAGMTVGSVSSQQQQPTVNTSRFRVVKLDSSSEPFKKGRWTCTEFYEKDNAPPAAEGVAMNKVVETVKQNPAEVTSERESTSGSSVSSSVSTLSHYTESVGSGEMGAPTVVVQPQPPTLQGMALQQVDFSSSGPPSISQSQITQVQLQPQELSYPQKQGLQPVPLQATLSAATGIQPPPVSVVGVTSALGQQPSISSLAQPQLPYPQTAPPVQAPLPGAPPQQLQYGQQQPAVSTQMVPSHGKAVTQNPASEYVQQPPILQTAVSSGQPCAAGVGAGTAVMPMAQPQSIQLPVQPAAIQTQPAGASGQPVGQAQAAVSVVPPGSQIANIGQQASIPTAVQGPSTQVTPSVIPQGAPPSSQIVPPAPTAIIHQGVQTSASSLPQQLVLAPQSTLLTVPPQPQGVESVAQVSQPLPAVSPLPSASSISVTNQVSSTGPSGMPSAPTNLVPPQNIAQTPATQNGNLVQSVSQPPLIATNINLPLAQQIPLSSTQFSAQSLAQAIGSQIEDARRPAEPSLVGLPQTISGDSGGMSAVSDGSSSSLAASASLFPLKVLPLTTPLVDGEDESSLFQCFSPTRGARSDPRTTDTAKTTESF; this comes from the coding sequence ATGCACCAGCCGCCTGAGTCCACCGCCGCCGCGGCCGCGGCCGCTGCAGACATTAGTGCTAGGAAGATGGCGCACCCGGCAATGTTCCCTAGAAGGGGCAGCGGTAGTGGCAGCGCCTCTGCTCTCAATGCAGCAGGTACCGGCGTTGGTAGTAGTGCCACATCTTCCGAGGATTTTCCGCCTCCGTCGCTGCTCCAGCCGCCACCTCCTGCAGCATCTTCTACGTCGGGACCACAGCCTCCGCCTCCACAAAGCCTGAACCTCCTTTCGCAGGCTCAGCTGCAGGCACAGCCTCTTGCGCCAGGCGGAActcagatgaaaaagaaaagtggctTCCAGATAACGAGCGTTACCCCGGCTCAGATCTCCGCCAGCATCAGCTCTAACAACAGTATAGCAGAGGACACTGAGAGCTATGATGATCTGGACGAATCTCACACGGAAGATCTGTCTTCTTCCGAGATCCTTGATGTGTCACTTTCCAGGGCTACTGACTTGGGGGAGCCTGAACGCAGCTCCTCAGAAGAGACTCTGAATAACTTCCAGGAAGCTGAGACACCTGGGGCAGTTTCTCCCAACCAGCCCCACCTTCCGCAGCCTCATTTGCCTCACCTTCCCCAACAGAATGTTGTGATCAACGGGAATGCTCATCCACACCacctccatcaccaccatcacatTCATCACGGGCACCACCTACACCATGGGCACCACCATCCATCCCATGCTGGTGTGGCCAGTACATCCATTCCCGGAGGGCCACCCTCGAGTCCAGTATCCAGAAAACTCTCGGCCACGGGAAGCTCTGACAGTGTTATGCCAGCTGTACCAACTTCTGCTGTCTCATCGGGTGGCTCACCTGCATCTGTAATGACTAATATCCGTGCTCCAAGTACTACCGGCAGTATAGGTATAAGTTCTGTTACTGGCACGaatacaatgaatactgttaacaTTACTGCTGTGGGTAGTTTTAATCCTAGTGTGACGAGCAGCATGCTTAGTAATGCTAGTGTAAATGCAAGCAATATTCCTAGTGCTGCTAGTGTGAGCGTGGGGCCTGGAGTTAGCAGCGGTGTTAATGTGAATATCTTGAGTGGCATGGGCAATGGTACTATTTCTTCCTCCGCTGTTGTCAACAGTGCCCCTAACGCAGCTGCAGGGATGACTGTGGGATCTGTTTCAAGTCAGCAGCAACAGCCAACAGTTAACACGTCCAGGTTCAGAGTTGTGAAGTTAGATTCTAGTTCCGAACCCTTTAAAAAAGGTAGATGGACTTGCACCGAGTTCTATGAGAAAGACAATGCTCCACCTGCTGCAGAAGGTGTGGCGATGAATAAAGTGGTGGAAACAGTAAAGCAAAACCCAGCAGAAGTGACTTCTGAGAGGGAGAGCACTAGTGGGAGCTCAGTGAGCAGTAGTGTCAGCACACTGAGTCACTACACAGAGAGTGTGGGAAGTGGAGAGATGGGAGCCCCGACTGTGGTGGTGCAGCCGCAGCCGCCAACTCTTCAAGGTATGGCTCTTCAGCAGGTGGATTTCAGCAGCTCTGGTCCTCCGAGTATCTCTCAATCGCAGATCACGCAAGTACAATTACAGCCTCAAGAACTGAGCTATCCTCAAAAGCAAGGTCTTCAGCCAGTACCTCTGCAAGCCACGCTCAGTGCTGCCACTGGTATCCAGCCACCACCTGTTAGCGTGGTTGGTGTAACTTCAGCTTTAGGTCAGCAGCCTTCCATTTCCAGTTTGGCTCAACCCCAACTGCCATATCCTCAGACGGCTCCTCCAGTGCAGGCTCCCCTTCCAGGGGCCCCACCCCAACAGTTACAGTATGGACAGCAGCAACCGGCTGTTTCTACGCAGATGGTCCCAAGCCATGGCAAAGCAGTGACTCAGAATCCCGCTTCAGAGTATGTACAGCAGCCACCGATTCTCCAAACAGCGGTGTCCTCGGGACAGCCCTGCGCTGCAGGAGTGGGAGCAGGAACAGCAGTGATGCCTATGGCCCAGCCACAGAGTATCCAGCTGCCAGTGCAGCCCGCAGCAATCCAAACACAACCTGCAGGGGCATCTGGCCAGCCTGTTGGCCAGGCTCAGGCGGCTGTATCTGTTGTACCTCCTGGCAGTCAGATTGCAAATATTGGTCAACAAGCGAGCATACCTACTGCAGTGCAGGGACCCTCTACCCAAGTCACACCTTCAGTTATTCCGCAAGGTGCTCCTCCATCTTCACAGATAGTCCCACCTGCTCCAACTGCGATTATTCATCAGGGAGTTCAAACTAGTGCTTCAAGCCTTCCTCAACAGTTGGTCCTTGCACCCCAAAGTACCTTGTTAACTGTGCCTCCCCAGCCTCAAGGAGTAGAATCAGTAGCTCAAGTTTCGCAGCCGTTGCCTGCAGTTAGCCCTTTGCCCTCTGCTAGTAGTATTTCTGTTACAAATCAGGTTAGTTCAACCGGTCCTTCTGGAATGCCTTCTGCCCCAACAAACTTGGTTCCACCACAGAATATAGCACAAACCCCTGCCACTCAAAATGGCAATTTGGTTCAAAGTGTTAGCCAACCTCCCTTGATAGCAACTAATATAAATCTGCCTTTGGCACAACAGATCCCACTAAGTTCTACTCAGTTCTCCGCACAATCATTAGCTCAGGCAATTGGAAGCCAAATTGAAGATGCCAGGCGCCCAGCGGAACCCTCCTTAGTTGGCTTACCTCAGACTATCAGTGGTGACAGTGGGGGAATGTCAGCAGTCTCAGATGGGAGTAGCAGCAGCCTAGcagcctctgcttctcttttcccGTTGAAGGTGCTACCGCTGACGACACCCCTGGTGGATGGCGAGGATGAGAG
- the TSC22D1 gene encoding TSC22 domain family protein 1 isoform X2 has product MHQPPESTAAAAAAAADISARKMAHPAMFPRRGSGSGSASALNAAGTGVGSSATSSEDFPPPSLLQPPPPAASSTSGPQPPPPQSLNLLSQAQLQAQPLAPGGTQMKKKSGFQITSVTPAQISASISSNNSIAEDTESYDDLDESHTEDLSSSEILDVSLSRATDLGEPERSSSEETLNNFQEAETPGAVSPNQPHLPQPHLPHLPQQNVVINGNAHPHHLHHHHHIHHGHHLHHGHHHPSHAGVASTSIPGGPPSSPVSRKLSATGSSDSVMPAVPTSAVSSGGSPASVMTNIRAPSTTGSIGISSVTGTNTMNTVNITAVGSFNPSVTSSMLSNASVNASNIPSAASVSVGPGVSSGVNVNILSGMGNGTISSSAVVNSAPNAAAGMTVGSVSSQQQQPTVNTSRFRVVKLDSSSEPFKKGRWTCTEFYEKDNAPPAAEGVAMNKVVETVKQNPAEVTSERESTSGSSVSSSVSTLSHYTESVGSGEMGAPTVVVQPQPPTLQGMALQQVDFSSSGPPSISQSQITQVQLQPQELSYPQKQGLQPVPLQATLSAATGIQPPPVSVVGVTSALGQQPSISSLAQPQLPYPQTAPPVQAPLPGAPPQQLQYGQQQPAVSTQMVPSHGKAVTQNPASEYVQQPPILQTAVSSGQPCAAGVGAGTAVMPMAQPQSIQLPVQPAAIQTQPAGASGQPVGQAQAAVSVVPPGSQIANIGQQASIPTAVQGPSTQVTPSVIPQGAPPSSQIVPPAPTAIIHQGVQTSASSLPQQLVLAPQSTLLTVPPQPQGVESVAQVSQPLPAVSPLPSASSISVTNQVSSTGPSGMPSAPTNLVPPQNIAQTPATQNGNLVQSVSQPPLIATNINLPLAQQIPLSSTQFSAQSLAQAIGSQIEDARRPAEPSLVGLPQTISGDSGGMSAVSDGSSSSLAASASLFPLKVLPLTTPLVDGEDESASLLPEVQGVILEPQIQPRPRRAFDVRGPLSPLNPWRQNIQLLERVGKDNKQISFNW; this is encoded by the coding sequence ATGCACCAGCCGCCTGAGTCCACCGCCGCCGCGGCCGCGGCCGCTGCAGACATTAGTGCTAGGAAGATGGCGCACCCGGCAATGTTCCCTAGAAGGGGCAGCGGTAGTGGCAGCGCCTCTGCTCTCAATGCAGCAGGTACCGGCGTTGGTAGTAGTGCCACATCTTCCGAGGATTTTCCGCCTCCGTCGCTGCTCCAGCCGCCACCTCCTGCAGCATCTTCTACGTCGGGACCACAGCCTCCGCCTCCACAAAGCCTGAACCTCCTTTCGCAGGCTCAGCTGCAGGCACAGCCTCTTGCGCCAGGCGGAActcagatgaaaaagaaaagtggctTCCAGATAACGAGCGTTACCCCGGCTCAGATCTCCGCCAGCATCAGCTCTAACAACAGTATAGCAGAGGACACTGAGAGCTATGATGATCTGGACGAATCTCACACGGAAGATCTGTCTTCTTCCGAGATCCTTGATGTGTCACTTTCCAGGGCTACTGACTTGGGGGAGCCTGAACGCAGCTCCTCAGAAGAGACTCTGAATAACTTCCAGGAAGCTGAGACACCTGGGGCAGTTTCTCCCAACCAGCCCCACCTTCCGCAGCCTCATTTGCCTCACCTTCCCCAACAGAATGTTGTGATCAACGGGAATGCTCATCCACACCacctccatcaccaccatcacatTCATCACGGGCACCACCTACACCATGGGCACCACCATCCATCCCATGCTGGTGTGGCCAGTACATCCATTCCCGGAGGGCCACCCTCGAGTCCAGTATCCAGAAAACTCTCGGCCACGGGAAGCTCTGACAGTGTTATGCCAGCTGTACCAACTTCTGCTGTCTCATCGGGTGGCTCACCTGCATCTGTAATGACTAATATCCGTGCTCCAAGTACTACCGGCAGTATAGGTATAAGTTCTGTTACTGGCACGaatacaatgaatactgttaacaTTACTGCTGTGGGTAGTTTTAATCCTAGTGTGACGAGCAGCATGCTTAGTAATGCTAGTGTAAATGCAAGCAATATTCCTAGTGCTGCTAGTGTGAGCGTGGGGCCTGGAGTTAGCAGCGGTGTTAATGTGAATATCTTGAGTGGCATGGGCAATGGTACTATTTCTTCCTCCGCTGTTGTCAACAGTGCCCCTAACGCAGCTGCAGGGATGACTGTGGGATCTGTTTCAAGTCAGCAGCAACAGCCAACAGTTAACACGTCCAGGTTCAGAGTTGTGAAGTTAGATTCTAGTTCCGAACCCTTTAAAAAAGGTAGATGGACTTGCACCGAGTTCTATGAGAAAGACAATGCTCCACCTGCTGCAGAAGGTGTGGCGATGAATAAAGTGGTGGAAACAGTAAAGCAAAACCCAGCAGAAGTGACTTCTGAGAGGGAGAGCACTAGTGGGAGCTCAGTGAGCAGTAGTGTCAGCACACTGAGTCACTACACAGAGAGTGTGGGAAGTGGAGAGATGGGAGCCCCGACTGTGGTGGTGCAGCCGCAGCCGCCAACTCTTCAAGGTATGGCTCTTCAGCAGGTGGATTTCAGCAGCTCTGGTCCTCCGAGTATCTCTCAATCGCAGATCACGCAAGTACAATTACAGCCTCAAGAACTGAGCTATCCTCAAAAGCAAGGTCTTCAGCCAGTACCTCTGCAAGCCACGCTCAGTGCTGCCACTGGTATCCAGCCACCACCTGTTAGCGTGGTTGGTGTAACTTCAGCTTTAGGTCAGCAGCCTTCCATTTCCAGTTTGGCTCAACCCCAACTGCCATATCCTCAGACGGCTCCTCCAGTGCAGGCTCCCCTTCCAGGGGCCCCACCCCAACAGTTACAGTATGGACAGCAGCAACCGGCTGTTTCTACGCAGATGGTCCCAAGCCATGGCAAAGCAGTGACTCAGAATCCCGCTTCAGAGTATGTACAGCAGCCACCGATTCTCCAAACAGCGGTGTCCTCGGGACAGCCCTGCGCTGCAGGAGTGGGAGCAGGAACAGCAGTGATGCCTATGGCCCAGCCACAGAGTATCCAGCTGCCAGTGCAGCCCGCAGCAATCCAAACACAACCTGCAGGGGCATCTGGCCAGCCTGTTGGCCAGGCTCAGGCGGCTGTATCTGTTGTACCTCCTGGCAGTCAGATTGCAAATATTGGTCAACAAGCGAGCATACCTACTGCAGTGCAGGGACCCTCTACCCAAGTCACACCTTCAGTTATTCCGCAAGGTGCTCCTCCATCTTCACAGATAGTCCCACCTGCTCCAACTGCGATTATTCATCAGGGAGTTCAAACTAGTGCTTCAAGCCTTCCTCAACAGTTGGTCCTTGCACCCCAAAGTACCTTGTTAACTGTGCCTCCCCAGCCTCAAGGAGTAGAATCAGTAGCTCAAGTTTCGCAGCCGTTGCCTGCAGTTAGCCCTTTGCCCTCTGCTAGTAGTATTTCTGTTACAAATCAGGTTAGTTCAACCGGTCCTTCTGGAATGCCTTCTGCCCCAACAAACTTGGTTCCACCACAGAATATAGCACAAACCCCTGCCACTCAAAATGGCAATTTGGTTCAAAGTGTTAGCCAACCTCCCTTGATAGCAACTAATATAAATCTGCCTTTGGCACAACAGATCCCACTAAGTTCTACTCAGTTCTCCGCACAATCATTAGCTCAGGCAATTGGAAGCCAAATTGAAGATGCCAGGCGCCCAGCGGAACCCTCCTTAGTTGGCTTACCTCAGACTATCAGTGGTGACAGTGGGGGAATGTCAGCAGTCTCAGATGGGAGTAGCAGCAGCCTAGcagcctctgcttctcttttcccGTTGAAGGTGCTACCGCTGACGACACCCCTGGTGGATGGCGAGGATGAGAG
- the TSC22D1 gene encoding TSC22 domain family protein 1 isoform X3 codes for MHQPPESTAAAAAAAADISARKMAHPAMFPRRGSGSGSASALNAAGTGVGSSATSSEDFPPPSLLQPPPPAASSTSGPQPPPPQSLNLLSQAQLQAQPLAPGGTQMKKKSGFQITSVTPAQISASISSNNSIAEDTESYDDLDESHTEDLSSSEILDVSLSRATDLGEPERSSSEETLNNFQEAETPGAVSPNQPHLPQPHLPHLPQQNVVINGNAHPHHLHHHHHIHHGHHLHHGHHHPSHAGVASTSIPGGPPSSPVSRKLSATGSSDSVMPAVPTSAVSSGGSPASVMTNIRAPSTTGSIGISSVTGTNTMNTVNITAVGSFNPSVTSSMLSNASVNASNIPSAASVSVGPGVSSGVNVNILSGMGNGTISSSAVVNSAPNAAAGMTVGSVSSQQQQPTVNTSRFRVVKLDSSSEPFKKGRWTCTEFYEKDNAPPAAEGVAMNKVVETVKQNPAEVTSERESTSGSSVSSSVSTLSHYTESVGSGEMGAPTVVVQPQPPTLQGMALQQVDFSSSGPPSISQSQITQVQLQPQELSYPQKQGLQPVPLQATLSAATGIQPPPVSVVGVTSALGQQPSISSLAQPQLPYPQTAPPVQAPLPGAPPQQLQYGQQQPAVSTQMVPSHGKAVTQNPASEYVQQPPILQTAVSSGQPCAAGVGAGTAVMPMAQPQSIQLPVQPAAIQTQPAGASGQPVGQAQAAVSVVPPGSQIANIGQQASIPTAVQGPSTQVTPSVIPQGAPPSSQIVPPAPTAIIHQGVQTSASSLPQQLVLAPQSTLLTVPPQPQGVESVAQVSQPLPAVSPLPSASSISVTNQVSSTGPSGMPSAPTNLVPPQNIAQTPATQNGNLVQSVSQPPLIATNINLPLAQQIPLSSTQFSAQSLAQAIGSQIEDARRPAEPSLVGLPQTISGDSGGMSAVSDGSSSSLAASASLFPLKVLPLTTPLVDGEDESASLLPEVQGVILEPQIQPRPRRAFDVRGPLSPLNPWRQNIQLLERVGKDNKQVS; via the coding sequence ATGCACCAGCCGCCTGAGTCCACCGCCGCCGCGGCCGCGGCCGCTGCAGACATTAGTGCTAGGAAGATGGCGCACCCGGCAATGTTCCCTAGAAGGGGCAGCGGTAGTGGCAGCGCCTCTGCTCTCAATGCAGCAGGTACCGGCGTTGGTAGTAGTGCCACATCTTCCGAGGATTTTCCGCCTCCGTCGCTGCTCCAGCCGCCACCTCCTGCAGCATCTTCTACGTCGGGACCACAGCCTCCGCCTCCACAAAGCCTGAACCTCCTTTCGCAGGCTCAGCTGCAGGCACAGCCTCTTGCGCCAGGCGGAActcagatgaaaaagaaaagtggctTCCAGATAACGAGCGTTACCCCGGCTCAGATCTCCGCCAGCATCAGCTCTAACAACAGTATAGCAGAGGACACTGAGAGCTATGATGATCTGGACGAATCTCACACGGAAGATCTGTCTTCTTCCGAGATCCTTGATGTGTCACTTTCCAGGGCTACTGACTTGGGGGAGCCTGAACGCAGCTCCTCAGAAGAGACTCTGAATAACTTCCAGGAAGCTGAGACACCTGGGGCAGTTTCTCCCAACCAGCCCCACCTTCCGCAGCCTCATTTGCCTCACCTTCCCCAACAGAATGTTGTGATCAACGGGAATGCTCATCCACACCacctccatcaccaccatcacatTCATCACGGGCACCACCTACACCATGGGCACCACCATCCATCCCATGCTGGTGTGGCCAGTACATCCATTCCCGGAGGGCCACCCTCGAGTCCAGTATCCAGAAAACTCTCGGCCACGGGAAGCTCTGACAGTGTTATGCCAGCTGTACCAACTTCTGCTGTCTCATCGGGTGGCTCACCTGCATCTGTAATGACTAATATCCGTGCTCCAAGTACTACCGGCAGTATAGGTATAAGTTCTGTTACTGGCACGaatacaatgaatactgttaacaTTACTGCTGTGGGTAGTTTTAATCCTAGTGTGACGAGCAGCATGCTTAGTAATGCTAGTGTAAATGCAAGCAATATTCCTAGTGCTGCTAGTGTGAGCGTGGGGCCTGGAGTTAGCAGCGGTGTTAATGTGAATATCTTGAGTGGCATGGGCAATGGTACTATTTCTTCCTCCGCTGTTGTCAACAGTGCCCCTAACGCAGCTGCAGGGATGACTGTGGGATCTGTTTCAAGTCAGCAGCAACAGCCAACAGTTAACACGTCCAGGTTCAGAGTTGTGAAGTTAGATTCTAGTTCCGAACCCTTTAAAAAAGGTAGATGGACTTGCACCGAGTTCTATGAGAAAGACAATGCTCCACCTGCTGCAGAAGGTGTGGCGATGAATAAAGTGGTGGAAACAGTAAAGCAAAACCCAGCAGAAGTGACTTCTGAGAGGGAGAGCACTAGTGGGAGCTCAGTGAGCAGTAGTGTCAGCACACTGAGTCACTACACAGAGAGTGTGGGAAGTGGAGAGATGGGAGCCCCGACTGTGGTGGTGCAGCCGCAGCCGCCAACTCTTCAAGGTATGGCTCTTCAGCAGGTGGATTTCAGCAGCTCTGGTCCTCCGAGTATCTCTCAATCGCAGATCACGCAAGTACAATTACAGCCTCAAGAACTGAGCTATCCTCAAAAGCAAGGTCTTCAGCCAGTACCTCTGCAAGCCACGCTCAGTGCTGCCACTGGTATCCAGCCACCACCTGTTAGCGTGGTTGGTGTAACTTCAGCTTTAGGTCAGCAGCCTTCCATTTCCAGTTTGGCTCAACCCCAACTGCCATATCCTCAGACGGCTCCTCCAGTGCAGGCTCCCCTTCCAGGGGCCCCACCCCAACAGTTACAGTATGGACAGCAGCAACCGGCTGTTTCTACGCAGATGGTCCCAAGCCATGGCAAAGCAGTGACTCAGAATCCCGCTTCAGAGTATGTACAGCAGCCACCGATTCTCCAAACAGCGGTGTCCTCGGGACAGCCCTGCGCTGCAGGAGTGGGAGCAGGAACAGCAGTGATGCCTATGGCCCAGCCACAGAGTATCCAGCTGCCAGTGCAGCCCGCAGCAATCCAAACACAACCTGCAGGGGCATCTGGCCAGCCTGTTGGCCAGGCTCAGGCGGCTGTATCTGTTGTACCTCCTGGCAGTCAGATTGCAAATATTGGTCAACAAGCGAGCATACCTACTGCAGTGCAGGGACCCTCTACCCAAGTCACACCTTCAGTTATTCCGCAAGGTGCTCCTCCATCTTCACAGATAGTCCCACCTGCTCCAACTGCGATTATTCATCAGGGAGTTCAAACTAGTGCTTCAAGCCTTCCTCAACAGTTGGTCCTTGCACCCCAAAGTACCTTGTTAACTGTGCCTCCCCAGCCTCAAGGAGTAGAATCAGTAGCTCAAGTTTCGCAGCCGTTGCCTGCAGTTAGCCCTTTGCCCTCTGCTAGTAGTATTTCTGTTACAAATCAGGTTAGTTCAACCGGTCCTTCTGGAATGCCTTCTGCCCCAACAAACTTGGTTCCACCACAGAATATAGCACAAACCCCTGCCACTCAAAATGGCAATTTGGTTCAAAGTGTTAGCCAACCTCCCTTGATAGCAACTAATATAAATCTGCCTTTGGCACAACAGATCCCACTAAGTTCTACTCAGTTCTCCGCACAATCATTAGCTCAGGCAATTGGAAGCCAAATTGAAGATGCCAGGCGCCCAGCGGAACCCTCCTTAGTTGGCTTACCTCAGACTATCAGTGGTGACAGTGGGGGAATGTCAGCAGTCTCAGATGGGAGTAGCAGCAGCCTAGcagcctctgcttctcttttcccGTTGAAGGTGCTACCGCTGACGACACCCCTGGTGGATGGCGAGGATGAGAG